Genomic window (Oryza sativa Japonica Group chromosome 3, ASM3414082v1):
CGCAACGATCGTTCATCAGGAGCAGTGGGATTTGACGATTTGTCTCAGTGCCACGGGGTgggggcgcggcgagcggcaagTGGCAACGCGGCGGTTTGGGGCTCGACCGCGATGTTCGGTAGTAGTAGTACGTACCGCCACCCCCCACGTACAGTGGCAGTGGGCGGCCAATGGGCGcgcgcgacggcgagcgcgatcGCGAGCGATAAGCATTAGCGGACGCTGCCCCTTGCGCCATTTTGTTCTCTTGCTGGAACCGTGCACTAACCCGAGGGACCGGGCGCAGACACAAGTACTCGCCGCGCACATGCCGTTTTTCGCCGCTTTAAAGAATTCATCAGAGAGATCTTGTGCTCGAGGGGGCCGGGAGCAGTACGTGCCCTGACTGACTCAGCTAGCTACTCTCCACTAGATCAGCATGCCtttgttttcttcctccctCTGTGTGTGTGTTCCTCCCAATGGCATATGGGTCCTAGTCCGCACTTGAATACAACGTATCGTGCCACTTCCTTTTGATAGGATCAATCGCGACAAAGACATGGCCAGCCAGTTGCCAGAAAATTAGAAGGAAAAAATCTGGAAGGATTATATTATACTAGACGAAAAAGAAGGTTTTGCACGAATGTAATGTGGGATCTTTGTTGTTTACTCAGATTGACTGGTACTAGTACGTACAACATCGTTACGTGCGAGCCAGGCTGGTCCTAAGATTATTAGTgcttttcttattttatttttttgtgtagGATGATGATACTCTATCGCCAGTTAGTTGGTAGGCATTAACTACGAGAgctgttctttttcttttcttctgctGAATCTTCTGCTGCAAATATCTAGAAGCGAGGCAGTGGATGGTTCTATCGGCTCACGACCGTGGTCTTGTTGGGTCGTAGGATAGAGCGGTTGACGTCAACGTTTGCAAACACGCAGAGAAGACAGGGTATCACAATGACAAAAACAGCAAACGCGGTGCAAAAAGGATTGGATTTCACGTTGCCTTGTTTTGCCTCAGGTGGTTGTTTCCCACTGCATTGAGAGCTAAAAAGTGGAATACTAACTGCAGCTGGGGGAGTAACAGGGACGGTCATAGTGAAACAGAGCGAGGAGAGAGTGACAGATAGAacagaagagggagagggagacagACAGATGGTGGATCAATGTGTAGTAATCGTCTCTTGGGGATCTGAAGATTTGCAAACACATTCTACCCAGCTGCCTGCCCATATCGGCCTCTTTCTCCCAATAACAGAACGGAACAGAGAAGAGCAGAGCAGTGCGTGCACACTGCACAGGCCGGGAGCACCACCCTACGAGGCCATCAACAGCAACAGCTCCTCTCGAGTCACCGCCTCTTCTTCTCAACCCCACCTCTGCGCGCCTGCAGAAACGCCACACGTTTATTGGTAAGACTACAAGGCTGCCATTTCTCTCTTCGATCAAGTATGGAGACTAGAGAATGCTCACCTGTCTTGCGGGAATCGCCTTGACATGTGTAGTGGAGTACTGCATTTGCAGGTAGCCACTCAGGGGAATCCCGTTTAAGGGACTCTGTAACGAGATTTGAAAAACAAATACAGAAGCGATTAGCTGCCATAATCACACGGACGAACAACGTGGGAGCGTTTGCCAAATGCAGGTTCATATTGGCACGCGCGAACAGCAACTCACCTCGAAGCCCGTCGTGGCGGAGAAGGCGCAGGAGAAGTCGGCCGCATTGCCCATCTCCATCACCGGAGAGGCCACGCCGCCATAGCCATAGCCATTGCCCTCAGCGGAGGCCTGCAGATGGTAAACGCTCATCAGCAACCAAgaaaagggagagaaaaaaccagTGAGCTGATGTGTGCCGCACAAAACGTCACGTTACATTGGTGTACTTGAAGaacgccggcgagcttgccgtGTCCTCGAGAAGAGACGCGCCGGCGGCCGTCTTGCTCTGCCGCCTGGCGGTGGGCTCCATGCGCCTGCCTCTCCTCCGGGCCGCATTGgcatgcgcggcggcggcggcggcgccgtcgtcgttgcCGGTGGAGCACTGCTGGCGTGGGCCGGAGGAGGCGTCGGAGATCATGGACAGgtcgtcctcctccgcgtcCTCGGA
Coding sequences:
- the LOC4331962 gene encoding protein SOB FIVE-LIKE 5; the encoded protein is MLVGMEEGDAMAAASSGCSSGCQSGWTTYLDDHSSYSCGTARFHGKAQQPYYHCDYSEDAEEDDLSMISDASSGPRQQCSTGNDDGAAAAAAHANAARRRGRRMEPTARRQSKTAAGASLLEDTASSPAFFKYTNASAEGNGYGYGGVASPVMEMGNAADFSCAFSATTGFESPLNGIPLSGYLQMQYSTTHVKAIPARQARRGGVEKKRR